ACCTCCATCGAGCGCATCGACGAGGAGATCCTCGATGCCCTCCGCCGCCGGATGGCGCTGGCGGACGACGTCGCCCGGGCGAAGCTGGCCGCCGCCGCGCCCTTCCGGGACCAGCGCCGCGAGGACCTGCTCCTGCGCCGCATCCGCACCCGCGCCGCGGAGCACGGCCTGGACCCGCACGAGGTGGAGCGCATCTGGCGGCTCTTCATCGACATGTCCGTGGCCCGGCAGCACGAGCTCGTCACCCGCCTGGACACCACGCCCCTGCGCGTGGCCTACCCTGGCGTGGAGGGCTCCTACAGCCACCTGGCCGCGCGCCGCCGCTATGGGGACCGCGCGGGCGGCGTGCTGCTGTCCGGCTTCGACCATGCGCGCGAGGCCGTGGAGGCGCTCCGCCGCGGCGAGCAGGACCTGGTGCTGCTGCCCATCGAGAACACCACCGCGGGCAGCATGAACGAGACGTATGACCTGCTCGCCGAGGGCGGCGTGGTCATCACCGCGGAGCTGGTCAGCCAGGTGGACCACCGCCTGCTGGGCCTGCCGGGTGCGAAGCTGGAAGGCCTGCGGGAGGTGCTGTCCCATCCGCAGGCGCTGGCGCAGTGCGAGACGTTCCTCCGGGAGAAGGTGCCCTGGGCCCGCGCGGTGCCGGACGTGGACACCGGCGGCGCGGCGCAGAAGGTCCGCGAGCGCAACGACGCGTCGGTGGCGGCCATCGCCAGCGAGACGGCGGCGCAGCGCTTCGGCCTGGAGGTGCTCGCGAGCGATTTGCAGCCGGCCTTCGACTACACGCGCTTCGTGGAGGTGGGCCGAGAGGCCACGCCCCTGGCGCCCGGCGTGCCGTGCAAG
Above is a window of Myxococcus virescens DNA encoding:
- a CDS encoding bifunctional chorismate mutase/prephenate dehydratase encodes the protein MTTLPDLDLIRTSIERIDEEILDALRRRMALADDVARAKLAAAAPFRDQRREDLLLRRIRTRAAEHGLDPHEVERIWRLFIDMSVARQHELVTRLDTTPLRVAYPGVEGSYSHLAARRRYGDRAGGVLLSGFDHAREAVEALRRGEQDLVLLPIENTTAGSMNETYDLLAEGGVVITAELVSQVDHRLLGLPGAKLEGLREVLSHPQALAQCETFLREKVPWARAVPDVDTGGAAQKVRERNDASVAAIASETAAQRFGLEVLASDLQPAFDYTRFVEVGREATPLAPGVPCKTSLLVVLEHKPGTLGEMLQRLTLRGVNLSKLESRPIPGQPWQYRFYLDVEGHAASAAVTAALDDIRPLTSSLRVLGTYARAEAPHA